The Medicago truncatula cultivar Jemalong A17 chromosome 7, MtrunA17r5.0-ANR, whole genome shotgun sequence genome includes the window AATTTgctcttttccttttcaaaattaCTCATTCCCTTCACTCAACGAGAGTTAATTCTCGCTCGACATTTTTTGTGTTAACTCACACTGACATTTTTAAGATCGATTCAATTACTTTTTAAGCCGGTTCAACCAATCTTAATAGTGCCAACATGAGTTAACTTACACTGAAAAATATCGAACGGGAGTTAACTCCCGCTGAGTTAAGGAAATGAGTAATTTTAAATGGGAGAATTAACAATTTTCTATAGTATTTGAAATAAATACTTAGAAACTCATATCCAATGATCAAAGGTCATTGTGATACTCAAATAAAGGCACTCAATTAACCTCACAAATATTACTTCATATCCACTCTAAAATTAAATCAGACCTACAACCATGTTCACCACACAATTTGTGACAAGACCACCACAAAAATTAATCTGTCTGtcaattttcttatataaacatATGAGTTCACTTGTCCTAACCACAACTAAGACAACAAATGGAATTGACCAAATTTCgttcatttcattcattcaaagtttttttgtttggtttatgTGTTATAATATTGTTTCCCGAGCTTGTAGTGTGCAGAACAAGGCACTATACATTTAATGTACAATATAACTTAACTCATGCATGCAATATTAAGTTTACTTCTATTCTCTGATTGCATTTTTATCTAATATTTAtactttgcatttttttttcatgtacaAGATTGAGTACAAGAATGTTACAAGATTGTGCCACACAAGAACCATTCTTAGTGTTAATGGAAAATTCCCTGGACCTCGTTTAGTGGCAAGAGAAGGTGATAGAGTTTTGGTCAAGGTGGTTAATCATATCTCAAACAATGTAACCATTCATTGgtatgtatatatgcatgtactTAGTTTTATATTGCAGTTCCAGAGTCATAATATAAAAGATTTTGAAGTCTCGAGAACATAAACTTTGACTACATCGGTCGCACTTTTCCATATTTTACTACAATATAAAGGTTTGCAGCATAACCGcaaccataatttttttcattttgttataaattgTGGTTCAGTTATGCTGCAAACTTTGATATTGCAGCCAAATGTGACCGATGCAAACACAGTTGTTGTCAGAGACCTCTAAATCTTTTATATTGCAGCTGCAATTGTGGTTGCGGACCGTAATTTAAAGCAGTAACCTAATATTCTAGATTATTGTAGAATTTTAATATGCTATGATCTTTGATTTTTGCAGGCATGGAATAAGGCAGAAAACAACAGGATGGTCTGATGGACCAGCATATGTAACACAATGTCCAattcaaacaaatcaaacatacaCATACAACTTCACCATTACTGGACAAAGAGGAACCCTATTTTGGCATGCTCACATATCATGGCTAAGAGCAACCCTTTATGGACCTATCATCATCCTTCCTAAGCACAATGAATCTTATCCTTTTCAGAAACCTCATAAAGAAATCCCCATTCTTTTTGGTATAATTAATAGCTAGAGTCTTCGGTTTTAAATTACGATTGCAGCCGCAGTCTCGGTCACACTAGGAACCTCAATGAAGCCAGAAATGTGGTTACAATGCCGTTGCAGAGACCACTAAAACCTTTATATTGTGGCCTTAATTGCGGTAGTGGACCGTAATTTAGAACCATGTTCATGCAACTCTTATGACAAATACTTATATAGTAATGTAACTTTTATTGTTGTGGGATTTCAGGAGAATGGTTTAATGTTGACCCAGAAGCAGTTATAAATCAAGCATTGCAGACAGGAGGGGGACCAAATGTTTCAGATGCATACACCATCAATGGCCTTCCGGGACCATTCTACAATTGTTCCTCTAAAGGTATGAAAACAAGCATGTTTTAAACATTGCCCAAAATAATCGCTCATTTTATCTTTAGAGGCTATGATGTGACATGTTAACTGGACATGTCACATTGCACGTTGATCTCACATCAATGTCAGTTTACTAGAACTAAATTTTCATTTGAAGTTTAGGTCATCACGAGACAATTTTTTAGTAAttgttatataatttcatttcgAAACATGTTATAGGTCACATATTTACCATTTGAAAAATTTAGAAGCTAAGATGTGAAAATTACTAGactatgaagcatggacactcctcgacacgacaccgacacatataattacactgaattatgtgattttctcaaataatttacggtgtcggcgtgtcagtgccTGTGTCGTGTTAGGTGCCCGTGTCCGTATCCGTCCTTCATAGATGATAAGTcactaatttctttttcttgtattcaTGATTTTTGTAGATACATTCAAACTAAAGGTGAAGCCAAACAAGACATATCTACTAAGGATAATCAATGCAGCACTCAATGAAGAACTCTTCTTTAGCATTGCAAATCACACCTTAATAGTTGTTGAAGCTGATGCTAGATACACCAAACCATTCAACACAAACACACTTCTCATAACACCAGGACAAACCACAAATGTTCTTCTCAAAACCAAACCAGATTTCCCTAACACCAATTTCCTCATGATTGCTAGACCTTATATCACAGGTCTTGGTACATTTGACAATTCTACCCCTGCAGGTATCTTGCATTACAAGCAACACAACTCATCGATTAAAAATCTTCGATTTCTCAAACCAACACTTCCATCATTAAATGACACAAATTTTGTAtcaaatttcacaaaaaaattcaGAAGTTTAGCTAATTCTAAATTCCCTATCAATGTACCAAAAAAAGTTGACAAAAAGTTTTTCTTCACTGTTGGATTAGGAACATTTCCTTGTCCAAAAAACTCAACATGTCAAGGTCCAAATAACAACACAAAATTTGCAGCCTCAGTGAACAATTTCTCATTTGTTCTTCCATCAGTTTCTATTATGCAAGCATACTATTTtggaaaatcaaattcaaatggaGTGTATAAAACTGATTTTCCCGAAACACCATTGAACCCTTTCAATTACACCGGAACTTCGCCGAATAACACAATGGTTAACAATGATACAAAGTTGGTTGTGTTGAATTTTAATACTAGTGTTGAGTTGGTTTTGCAAGATACTAGTATTCTTGGTGCTGAGAGTCACCCTTTGCATCTTCATggttatgatttttttgttgttggacaAGGTTTTGGAAATTATGATGCTAATAAAGATCCTGCAAAATTTAATTTGGTTGATCCTGTTGAAAGGAACACTGTTGGTGTTCCTGCTGGTGGTTGGGTTGCCATTAGATTTTTTGCGGATAATCCAGGTTGGTATTTATGATGCATATCAATGAAATAATTTGTGATTGtataatgaaatattaatgttactttttttattatatctttGACTATTTGTTAGTTAttactctcttttctttcagttttttcatttatcttttccatatcacttattaaggataattttataaaacaactcataatacaTATTTCCcccacaaaattaattacatttcttaatacttGTGAACAGGGACGTTCCTTGGCAAGAGCAAGCGGCTCTATGGAACTAGGCCTCCAATTTATGGGGGCCTCAAATAATTGTAGGGATAGGGGTGTAATTGTTAGAATTACAACTGAGCCTCTAAATTGTCGGGAATGACCTTACGTGTGAAATGCctaaaacatcatataacattatataatatatcacAGGGAGTAGTAAATAAAAAGTTAGTAAATAACATTTGAAGGTCCTAATTAATAATCTTTTGGAATACTTGTGTACCTTAACAGAAGTAGTATGTCTTAGTCATTGTTGTTTAATGTTTATGTCACAATGACATGTGGAATTTTTGGTGAAAACAGGAGTATGGTTCATGCACTGTCACCTAGACATCCATACAAGTTGGGGATTGAGAATGGCATGGCTTGTATTAGATGGACCTGACTCCAACCAGAAGCTTCAACCACCACCTTCTGATCTTCCAAAATGTTGACTTTGACTCACCCTTTTGTCTCCACATTCATTGAGGCCCTATACTTCATTTTCTCAATCATTCTcaaatgttaattaattttgttcctTTAATTCACTTcaatatgaaggaaaaaaaattgaaatttttttgatgtgTTCAATAAGTTGTGACAATTGTGTTGTGTCACAACAAGATTTGTTCTTGTAAAATAGTGTCTTTGTCTTGAGTCTTGTTGCTGtcatgtttggtttggtttgattaggtTAAAGAGAGATGAGAAGTTCAAGAGTAATAGTCATAAGAGGGTTTGCATtcttgatttaattaatttgatcatAATTAGTATTTGATTAGTTCCCTTCATTTGGTCTATTTTGCTTCTATTCAAAGTCTTAAGCCACCTATTTGTAGTAATAAATGATCATTTCTTCAAGTTTGAACTAGTTACTTCGTGTTTGAACTAGTTaaaattgtaaccaaaaaaaagaattattaaaaTGAAAGGTTACCACCTTTTTGAATGATTACGTCCATTCTCTTGTTTCTCTCATTAATTGAAGGGAAAATAGGTAGTACTTTGGACTcaattataagtaaaataaaagtgtttACATTTGTTGTAATCAatgtaagaaaaaatataaacaaatttattcACATTTAAcgttattatttaaaaaatgccttaaattaattctttattttgtgAGGAGATGATCACTATGATCAGAGGCAAGTTATTatatgtatttcatttttttcttcataaaataaagaaaattaattgcACTTAACTATCTTTGTTTTTCGGCTACAAATTGCACTTAACTATCTTCTGAGTATTTTtgtgagaaatgatatttgaacaactaatttttaacaacttttgtggCAACTATCTCTCTCAAACTCacattctctttttattttctctctattgttttggtttttgtgtcactaTCTAAATTTCATTTCTatgtaaattttaattgttcaagAAGTTGTCCCAAAtaagagttgttcaaataacattcctcTATTTTTTGCTTACAATTAAATCTAAATGGAGTACATGATTATTTTCAAAGATTATATGATCACTATTGGATAGAATAGAATCATAATTTATAGGTATTTCTTCTATATTTTTGTTgctaattattttcaaataatgAATAACTCCAAAGAAGTTGATTAGTGTGTACCCTAACCCTACTACTATTAActtcaaaatgaaatttgatttatgAGATTAATACTTAAGAAAGCATAGtctcaattaattattttcttgacCAGGAGGAATTGCTTTCTAGAATCTATACTAATTATGGATTTATTAGTTTGTAAGAATTGTTTTATGACCTTTTAACAAATAAGATAGTGacattttgttttggtttagaAAATATTGACAGTTTCAATTGAAACTTTTTTACATCTGTTATTCTTTTAACTAGATTGAAAAATCacatgtccttttttttttttactgattcATGAGTGAATGAGGCATATACCCTAGAGCAAATATGAAGTCTAATGTGGACAGCcaaatatatgtttaattattttaagtgatgcacaattttaataaaactagATATAGCCATAAAAAGTAGATAGCTACTTTTTCACATAGATCCGGTGGAGGTGGAGCGCAATGGTGGAAGTTCAGGTGGTGGCCACTCAAACGAAAACAAATTTGTTGTGGGTGAGGTGTTGGTGGTCATTGGGGTACATGAGAGGACAATGATAACCTAGTAAGGTGATCATACACGAGACACGGAATATGCAGGACAAGCGTGTGCGTTCACTGCCACGAGAACCTTAGAGATCATTCATGTTTTTTGTGTAGCAACTGTAAGGTAGAAATCTCAAATTTATCAAATTGGATGAAAATATGAGAATGTGGAACAATATATAAATGTGAAGACTCGTAAGGCTAATGCCTTAAGATAATGAGCTCTCATATAGTTTTGGATTCGTAAATTATGATGACAATTATCTGATATTTAAATAGATGGAAGCAATAAATGGATTAAATTTGGAAGTTTATAACCaaagtttgataattgtttaaatatAGTTAGTTGTGTACAAGCTTAGTCAGTACTATAACTTCATAAGTCATAAGGTTAGCTCATTTGTACTATCTTATCATTTGTATGTGAGTGTTAGAGAGTGCGCTAGAAAGAGAGTGTTTCTAACATTTCTCGACACAGAAACATACTCACCAAACGAAACCAGAAAAACAACCAGCAAACTTATGGTGAAACATCAAGAATTTACGCGCTTCAGTCTTAGAGACCTATCCGCAGGAGATAGAGAGATCGCGGAACAATTTCACAATGACAGGAACAATACAAGATCAAGCTCAATCACTCTAATTTTCTTTTCACAAAGTTGAGTTTATCTCACCCTTCACATTCTCCACATAGAGATATGCAATACAATTTATATAACCCCTTGAAACAAGCTGCAACTGAGAACAAAATAATGTAAAAACTTGTAACTAACTGCAACAAACTCTCAGAAGATGCAACATCTATATGTTTCAATTCTAGTTTATGTGATTGTATAAAAAGTTGCTCaaaattctaaattaaattCCAAATTTCAAAGAAGTTTGTTTATATCTTACTATAGACTCCAATTCATTTTAGTGCAGATACTCACAATTTTTACTTTAACATGATAATCTGAAAGATTATATACTACacaataaccaaaaaaaatttcaaataattttcatttattcttcTGCACATTGTCCACATTAAAATCTAGTAGAAGATAATTCGAGAAGTACAGCATCATCAAGGAAATTAATGCAGAAGGAAAATAATGCAGCAAACAGAGATGTGGGAAGGCcagaagaagaaatcttgaaCTACCTTCTGAAAAGGTGAAAATCTTCATACAAGTAATATATACAACTTCCATTGTCAGAATCAGCGGTGTCAAATAGTGGCTATAGTTGCGCTATAGCGTATCAGATTTTGAACAAATTGTTATTGTTCTGCAACACACTAGTTTGTACAAAGTGTTGTTAAATAACAGCGTTATAGCACTGTAGTATAGCAGAATTTGAAGAAACCGCTATTTTCTGCATTCCACAATTGACAACACTGGTCAGAATTATATATAGATCTACCCCCTAAATAATTTCTGCTAGAGCATAAGTGCGGAAAAGTACTCCTCAAATTCTTGATCAATTGTCGGCGGCGGCGGCTTTGTACTTGATTCAGCTTCTGCATTTAAAACATTATCAAATGTGAGCCTAACATTTACTAACCGGAATTGTTTATCAAAGGCATGCAATTAACCAAGAAACTAATTTCACAAGTTCTAGCATGATCCTATCTCTCTCATATATAATGCATACCTTCGTTTAGTAACAATCGTCCAGATGAAAGGACATACTTGTCAGGATTCACGCcattagaaaaaagaaaatcttcAAATTCCTTATCTATAGATTGATCATCACCGCTGTCTTTAACATACTCTGCATATACCTGAAGATGCTCCTCCGGATTTTTGAATGCTTGTGAATCAAGATCATCATAGGATGAATATGTATTTGCACTATCTGCCTCAAGTTTGGCTTCTTCATTTATAGACATGGAAGTATCAGAGTCTTCAATAAAACTATTACTATCTTTGGCAGATTCGGGTTCGGATCTATCATCGAGGAACGCAACATCCATTCTGCTATTAACCGTGTGGTTGTTCGCACTACCAAAAATTGGACTTTCATCAGACATTGATGTATCTTCTGAAGAGAAACTCTCAACCCGGCATTTATGTTTTGGTCTAAGCATATCTAACTGAAAACCctgtaattttcttttcttgttccATTCAATAATGTTGATGTCATGCATTTCATCAACATGGAATCTGGAAACagtttttgaaaaatgtcagttgaaaagaagaaaaaagataaatcatgacaataatataacaaataatgGAATGAACATTTTACAACTTTCTCATCAGGGATTTGAACTTCGTCCCTTTAGGTTATAAAGTCAAACTCTTACCACGGAAGTGAGACCTCATAGACAAGATTTTTATTCAACTAACTTTTAACTCAGTTTAATCATGGAAGATCATTCCTTAACCTACAACTTTTCCTATGCTAAAATCAATTTATCAAGCGTGCGCTATGCATcgacaaacaaacaaaataagtgCACAACTGAGACAAGTCTTGCACGATGTTCAAACTTGTTTTCACCTTGATCAATAAGTGTTATTATTAGATCAAACGATATATGATGAGACATATTGATACAATGGTGAAAAACAAATCCGTGCATAATGCAAGAGTAATTTAATTGTGCACATTAGACAAAGCCAGTAAAACCCTATTAGCTTCTTTTGTGACTTATTGTGATCTGAAAACAAATAATAGCACCTCTAACTAGAAAAGTTCAATaaactgaaaaaaataaaatatggtaaTCTACAAACTTTCTTAGGAAGTAATCTAATTAGTGTgtcaaatgaaaaacttaatCACTAATCATTTGAAGCATAAATGACAAACCAGAACATAAAGGTaccaaaaaaatgtgaatttacAAGAGTCTCATATCAGACAAAAGATGGTATGAACATGTGTTTATGAGCCGTGACAATTCTCatctcacaagccggttttgtagggTTGTGTAGGATCCAACGATAGTTtctaacattttcaaaattccaCTACTATGAATTACAATACCAAATTGGATAAGATAAAgataaacaatatcatcaaatctATGACATATAATacaagaaaaagtaaaacaaacagTGATTAAACACagtaaaaaaacaagaaaaatcttGAACACCCCAGATGGAAAAACCTGTTAACTTGAGAAGGGATCTTTGTTCTTGCTTCAATCTCCATGAGTAAAACCAAGGACTGTGATGAAAAACCAAAACTAGACAAGGTTCTTGAGGTTGAGAGAAAGTGGAAAGGAAAAGTTACTTTAAGGATGCCATGCTGAGAATATCCGAGAATTTATCACCCACACTTTGCTCTGTCTTCTTGTTGTTTATTACCAAAATAGTGTCCATGGCGCGTGAGTTGCACATTTTTTAGGTTGGACTTTGGAGCAATTTCACGTGGGAAAGTATGGTTGAGGATAGGGTTTGATGGCCACTTGTTAGTTGTAAACATGGTGACGTGTGAGTTGTTCATGTGCAATGTAGTGATGAGTGTTAAATCATCTCTTATAATTTAAGGTTAATATATGTTTGCCTCCCATAAAAAATATGAGCAATGATATATGAACATCATTTTGATACAATCAACAACTCTTttgcaatttttaaatatatttttaatgattttgattTGCGTGCTTCTCACATTATCAAAGGGTGTTGCATTAG containing:
- the LOC25498503 gene encoding laccase-17, producing MELTKFRSFHSFKVFLFGLCVIILFPELVVCRTRHYTFNIEYKNVTRLCHTRTILSVNGKFPGPRLVAREGDRVLVKVVNHISNNVTIHWHGIRQKTTGWSDGPAYVTQCPIQTNQTYTYNFTITGQRGTLFWHAHISWLRATLYGPIIILPKHNESYPFQKPHKEIPILFGEWFNVDPEAVINQALQTGGGPNVSDAYTINGLPGPFYNCSSKDTFKLKVKPNKTYLLRIINAALNEELFFSIANHTLIVVEADARYTKPFNTNTLLITPGQTTNVLLKTKPDFPNTNFLMIARPYITGLGTFDNSTPAGILHYKQHNSSIKNLRFLKPTLPSLNDTNFVSNFTKKFRSLANSKFPINVPKKVDKKFFFTVGLGTFPCPKNSTCQGPNNNTKFAASVNNFSFVLPSVSIMQAYYFGKSNSNGVYKTDFPETPLNPFNYTGTSPNNTMVNNDTKLVVLNFNTSVELVLQDTSILGAESHPLHLHGYDFFVVGQGFGNYDANKDPAKFNLVDPVERNTVGVPAGGWVAIRFFADNPGVWFMHCHLDIHTSWGLRMAWLVLDGPDSNQKLQPPPSDLPKC
- the LOC25498504 gene encoding protein FAR-RED ELONGATED HYPOCOTYL 1, coding for MEIEARTKIPSQVNRFHVDEMHDINIIEWNKKRKLQGFQLDMLRPKHKCRVESFSSEDTSMSDESPIFGSANNHTVNSRMDVAFLDDRSEPESAKDSNSFIEDSDTSMSINEEAKLEADSANTYSSYDDLDSQAFKNPEEHLQVYAEYVKDSGDDQSIDKEFEDFLFSNGVNPDKYVLSSGRLLLNEEAESSTKPPPPTIDQEFEEYFSALML